The nucleotide window GATTTGCTGGAAGAAGCACCTCCACCCCTAGAAGGTAAACTGGAAACCCTTATAAGCCAGCAAAGAAATAACACGAAAAAGTCTATCACTAAAAGAGCACTCACTTTTTGGGTAAAGCATCCATCTTCGCTTGCTTAGTTGGCTCATCAGaattattttttgctttcttcttAGGGGGCCTGCAAATAATGATggaaacagagcagagcatatgTTATAATGACCAAGCAAGAACATTGTGAAGAATACAAATCAGAAAGGCTCAGGTGCCAAACATATAAGCCACTTAGCATAAAGGACAACCACTAGATGAAgggattttatatatatatatatatatatatatataggaaaaatgaaGGGATACATTAATGCaactaaaaactcataaaatCAAAAGAGATTGCCACTAAACCCAAAGGCTTTGCTATGGCAAATCAAGAGAACAAGGAAACCTATTGGgcagtataaaaaaaaaacaagaaacctGTACCTTAGATAGCTCAAGAATAAGACACTTTCGTTTGATTCATTCGGTAGAAATTTGTGCAACTTTTAAAATTGAAAGGGATGCAAAAAATGCAGTAAGTTATTCACATTTAaggaataaaaaacaaatcatttcataattTCACTGCCATACTGCACATGCCGCTATGTGGCACCATGCCAGAGCAGTCAGAAACGGAATCCATTCATTCTATCAAAACTCAACGTCCCATATGATACATGTCATATAAGTAATGGGACAGAATTAACAAATTGCTAAAATAGGTTCTGGGTTGCAAAACTTTGACAGCTAGTACCGATGACGCAAATTTTAGAACATCTCAAGAGAAAACCGCAATGCAACAAATTCTTGACTAAAAGGTCAATACCAAAGTAGGCAATACGTACATTTCAGAGGAAGGATCAGGACTTGGCTGATCAGCTACTTGTTCCTGTCAACAGATCTTATCAGCATCACTCAAGAACACAAGTATAAGCTACAAAATATAAATCAGGGAGCCACCCACCCCATCTGACCCAGAGTCACCTCCAATATATTCCCACTTTTCCTTCTTAAGATTTAACACTTCTTCATCGCCATCTGTATATAATACCTATAAATAATCCAAACAGCACATCCGATATGAGTACAAATAAAAGTCAACACTAAATGCAACAtacaagatttttaaaaaaaatgtttattgttttgagaaaatctaaattttttgtaaatcatgtacacttagagagagagagagagagagagagagagatcacaaaAGATGATAATTCTTTGGGGCTTGTATAATGGGCATCTCACCCTATGCTTCTTTGAGCTAGAAATAAAAGAATCAATTACACCATCATAAAACCtgcaaaattacaaaataaaacgTAAGGGAAAACAAGCTCAACATTCTTGTAAATCCACGTATAAGAAGTTTCCCCATCAAGGACCAAACTTCTCCAGAGCATAATATAAAAGCAACAACAAAATGAAACAGAGTTCAGTTAATAGGCAATGCAAAAGGTTTGATTATACAGCATACAGGTTCCAAGGTTGAAACTAGGTGCAGTTATCGAGACACTACTGTTATAATGAAAGTAGttatctagagagagagagagacactcTGTTCCAAGGTTGAAACTAGGTGCAGTTATCTACAGTAGTTACAACTCTAGAATCAGAATAAAATAACCTTTAAGGGACCAGGTCTAGGAGCTTGCATGTCCGTGTGACAGCCATGATATAAAGGACTAGGATCCACTGAGAGCACACCCCTACATAAATCCCCTACATAAATCTGATGTTAAAGCTTCCTCTAAACCGAATAAAGACACCCGATTTCTTCATGTACAAACCCCCAGAAAAGCTACTGCTTGCTCAACTTCCCAATTGAGACCAAGAaccattttatcatctcattctTTTCAACTTCATTCGTAATTTAGATTTACATTTTCCAAGTAATCTGAGATACAACACCTCTAAAACTGCACTGTGGCCACACATCATAAATGCCGCCAATGCTGTAATTCTCTCCTTTACGACTTCATCACACTTTTACAACTccaaaatttatcatattccCCCCTTCCAGATGAACCATAATAACTCCATATAGACCAAATTTTAACAAACCCCCAAAAGGTGAAAAGCCGTCTTTGCTGAAAGTAGCTTTAATTTTCAGGTATGATACAAATTTCTTACTcgtcaaaaacaaaaaccaggTATGATATACAACAAAAGCTTGTTGGGTTGATCATGAATTAAAATTGACAagattttagtaataaatagtagacAACTATGCAATGAGTTATCATGAAAGAAACGAAGCCCcaattgaaaaatacaatggCATGACTGAGTCTATAAAATCTTGAGGGCCTTAAAATGATTGAATAATACTGTTTATAAACACTCAATGAAAACCACTTGAAGCAATTCTACTATAGGAATAAACGCACATACACACATGCACAGCATTCAACagtttaatttacaaactttccaGAAAtggattagaaaataaattaagaaaatataaaacataagaTATACAATGTCACAAAAAGCCATCATTTAGAAGATTAATCAATGAAGATCTCCAATTGAGAACACATAGAAGATAACGACAGTACTTACATCCGATCCTTAGGCCACCAAACCTTAATCTTTGAACCAACCAAGTTCTCACCATAATCAGAATCCTGAGATAGCAATCACTCAAATAAGGAACTGATTTCTAGTTAAATCCTAAGTACAAAAATATGCACAGATAATTCTTTGACagctttgaaattgaaaaaactaCTTAACATTGGAAATATTTAAAGAACCCAATGCCATCAGTAATTTCAACACCCCAATAGGGGTAAAAGATACCAAAACAATGTACTCAGCTTCATGGAGGATATCCCACGTTAATATGATAGGCACAATAAATTGCGCCAGTTAGAAATTTCATTTTGAAGCTAAAAcaataagaaataaaacatatacAGCCTTGCAAACCAAAGATACATACATTTTCTTTGCCTGGAGTACGCTTTCTCTTGGAATTTGTCTTAGGGGTCTCATCCAAGTGATGATCATCTTTGGTAGATTTTGTGATTGACTTCGGTGAAGACACCATTTCCTAGATAAATCATTGAAACAACATTTCTATTAGCTTTAGGATCCAGCacaaaaaatcatgagcattaCATTGACACTACAGCAAGCTCATGATTCGAAAGCCAATTAGAAAGTACTTTGTCATCAGCCTTGGCAGGAGATTTTGTTTCATCCTTCTCACGAATAGCTTTACCCTGTCCCCGCCTTTTCTTGTCCTCTGGTCGCTTTGAAGATGATCCATCACCAATCTTACTGCTTCCATCTACCTTCTTAGCTGGCCGCCTCAAAGGTTTTGCCTCTGAATCACTACTTTCCTTTTTAGATTCATCTACCACAGTCGGCGTTTTATTCTCAGTAGAAATCTCACTAGGAACCTTTTTCCCTGTGTGTCTAGTTGGTTTTAGCTCCAAATCACTTGTTGCTTCAGATACCTTTTCTGAAACTTCATCTGCTGATGGTGTAGCCTCTTTAGTCAagctctcttttttctttagtcGTCCACCTGCCTTCTTGGAATAACTTTCATCAGGAAGGCCACCTCTTGGGGATAGGGGAGCAACATTCCCAGATTCATTATCCAAAGTCTTAGGTGAGGATACCTTAGTACCagtctctttttcattttttggagaCCCAGTTGCCTCAACAGGTGGATCCTCCTCGGGAGATGGACTAGGCACATCCTCACTGTGATTTTTATGCTCTGGCAGTTTCTCAGTTTCCATCTCATCATCAATGACAGAGTTGTCAGGAGGTTCCGTGTTTTCAGAAGGTTCGGTTGATTTTTTTGTAGAGTTaaattttcttcctcttctagtTGTTTGTCGGGGCTGGTGTTCTATGTTTATTGCGTTCTCGGTATCCAAACTATCAGGTTCAGCATTGCTCGATGCATTCATACTTATGGATGGATCAGCATGATGACCATCCTCTTGCTTTTGATCAGAGTTAGGAGGTGGCAAAGAGTCATTTTCCCCCATCTGTGCGACACCATTGCTCTGAATAGCAGGTTTGACTGGTTCAGAAAAAGCTATTGCTTTTGATCTCCCATTATCCTCCTGaacaattgaaaaatgatataaaagaCAGCTCGGGCTCACAAATTTAAGTTTCAAGATAAGAacaaatgatataatttaatagcaAGACAAAGCATTAAGATAAGTGGAAGAACATACCGGGGCTTCCTCATCCACAGATGACTTCACTGACTTGCTCTTGTCAGCCTGTAGAATATAAACACAGAAGCATGAGTATATTCGCATCACaagcaaattatttttttttttttatgaatcaacCACCAATGATTACTTGACCAGATTGGAAGAGATATAACAGGAGACAACAATTCAATAGATGACCATccttccccaaaaaaaaaaaaaagtgtaaaaagcATCACATAGGTTTCAAATCCATGTGAACCGATCATGATGTGCGAACCTGCTCTCAGAAAGCCCACCTCAACAAAATTACCAAACGAAACTTCTACATAATCAACAAACTATCTCAACATTAATGCTACCAAAATCAGATAAAACAAGGCAATCAGAGAATAGCATTGTTCCAAACCACTGTTTATATGGAAATATCTCTTAGTCAATTGAAATTTTTACTGttgaattattaagaaaatagttttaGGAGAAGAGATGGTGATTGGAGGATACGGTGGTAGTAAGATTGTAGAATGGAAACAGTGATGCCAGATGAAAGTGACTAGATCTTGGTGAATACTGGTAAAATGTTATGAGACAAAGGACAGAGCAGACGTGTTGATGGTTATGGAGGGAGCACCAATCAAGAGTTCTTTAACATTCATGATAAGGCAACGAGGGACAGAACTTATGTATTGATGGCTTTGGAGGGAGCACCAACTCAGAAGTTCTCTTACAGTCATGAAACAGCAAAAAGTGTAAGTTTCACTATCTTGGAATAAATGACAAGATTACCGTATCTTTGCCAGTAGCATGGGCTTCATTCTGCTCAACAGCACTAGATGTCTCTTGGCATATCGAACCAACAACTTCGCTATAATCATCGAAAGATATTCCCAAAGTTTTCACTGCTTGCATTAGGTAAGGCTTTACCTTCACAGCACAAGTTTCGAACACTCTCTCTGCCAACTTCCGCGCTACAGGCAGAACTTCCTGGAAATGAAGGGTcagaaaattgataaaattgagaAGGCAGATGCATATTGTCAGGCTCACTGCATAACTAACCTCATTGTCCTTTTTCACACTAGCTAAGATGGGAGTGAGCAAGTCCAGAGATATATCTTCACTTTCTTCCAAAACAAGGGTCATAATTGTCTCCATAGATGAGAAGACATTCTCTGGGTGATAATCCCTGACATTTGAACAAGCGGAACCATcagcaatgaaaaataaataacaaatacaCAATTAACTCCCAAAAAGTTTCCTGGAGACAGAAACTATAACTTATCAGATAGATATTCAAAACAGGAGATTCAAACTAAAAGATGATCAGGGAATTGGATAGAAATCAACTGCATAAAACGAAAACTACCCCAAGTTAATGCTGAATagctctctttaaaaaaaaattaataaaatcaaagcGCCCATAATAACAAACAAAATCATGAGGGTGAAAGACAGAGTAGCTGAAAATcgggaaaaaataaagaatacatTAGCTTATCAAAGTAAATTTGAGAAGAATGGTGAGGTAAGAAGAATGGTCAAAGACAAAGCACCAGGCCCAAACGGCTTTCTATGGGATTCTTCTAAACATGTTGGGAGGTAGTGAAGGAGGATCTAATGAAGGTGTTCCAAGAGCCGTTTTCAGCTGGAAGATTTGAGAAAAATCTAAACATCACTTTTATTGCATTGATTCCTAAGAAGATTGGGGCATCAGAGGTAAAGGATTATAGGCCCATTAGCCTTGTCGATGGGGTGTACAAGATCATCTCCAAGGTGCCTTGCAAATCACTTAGGAGAGGTATTGGGGAAGATCATTACAAAACCACAATGCACTTGTAAGGGGTAGGCAAATTTTGGACTCAGTTCTTATCATCAGTGAATTCCTAGATAGCATACTAAAATCTGGTTCTACAGGGATCCTATGTAAGCTGGATATGAAGAAGGCCTATGATCACGTAAATTGGGACTTTCTACTTTACTTACTGGGGAGGTGCAGATTTGGAGAGAGATGGTGTTTGTGGATTAGATAGTGCATTTCAACGGcaagattttcaattttgataaatggCAGTCCAGTTGGCTTTTTTAGTGTTCGCGAGGCCTAAGGCAAAGGGATTCGTTGTCCCCACTCCTCTTCGTCATTATTATGGAGGCACTTAGCAGAATGATATCAGCTTTGATTATGAATGGTTTTGTGGCTAACTTCTCAGttggtgaccccaataggggTATTATTAACATCTTTCACTTATTGTTTGCAAATGACACACTAGTATTTTGTGAGGTAGAACAATACCAGCTCCGGGCATAGAAGGCACTTCTACTATGTTTTGAAGTAGCGTCAAGTTTGAAAGTGAACTATGATAAATAAGAGTTAGTGCCAGTTGGTACTGTTAGCAACATTCGGCAATTGGCCAGTACGCTTGGATGTAAGGTTTCCTCTCTTCCCATGGATTACCTTGGACTTCTGTTGGGGACTGCCCCAAGGGCTATATCAATATGGGATACAGCgattgagaaaatagaacgTAGATTGGCAGTATGGAAGCGGTTGTACTTCTCAAAAGGTGGTCGGATTACCTTAATCAAGAGTATTCTTTCTAACTTACCAATTACCAGCATATTTCTTGTCTCTTTTCCCAATTCCAGATAGTGTGGCGGCCCAGATTGAAAAACTTCACcgtgatttcttatggagtggtgtgcgggatgaattcaaatttcatctagtCCGTTAGGACAAGGTATGCACTCCAATCTCCTCTGGTAGGTTGGGAATtagaaatatgagaattttcaatCGGGCCTGACTTgagaaatggttgtggagataatATGGAACCGGATGCCCTATGGAAGTTGGtagttgattgcaaatatggtattttgttttctttttatttttctttttcttttttcttttattttttttgggggaggGGGGCGGGTGTACTAGAGAGGTGAGTGGGACTTATGGAGTGGCCATTTGGAAGCATATTAGACGAGGTTGGAGGGTTTTTATTCGCCATACCAAGCTGATGCTAGGAACGGGCTctagaaaaaaattttagagtGACATATGGTGGGGAAATAATGCCTTAAAGGACTCCTTTCCATCAGTTTTCCGGGTTGCATGTGATCAAGAAGCTTTAGAGGCGGATCTCATGGTGTTATCGAGAGATCAAGTCCAATGAAAGATCATTTTCAATAGagcggcacaagattgggaagttggcaACTTCGAGGACTTTTTTAGCCTATTGTATTCTGTGAAACCGGATAGACAACAAGCTAACACGTTGTGGTAGGTACCTGCAGGTAAGGGTACATTCTCGATTCGATCCTTCTACAAGTCCCTCACACACTCACCAAATAATCAGTTTCCATGGCAAAAGATTTGGCAGAATAAGGCACCTCCCAAAGCGGCATTCTTTACTTGGACAACTTCCCTGGGTAAGATTTCCACAACAGATAACCTGAGGAAGCGCAGGGTGATTATACTagattggtgctgcatgtgtaagAAATCCAACGAGATtgtggatcatctcttactaTATTGCGAGATTACTAGAGCGCAGTGGAATGAAGCGTTTGACCGAGTAGAGTTAGCTTGGATAATGCCCACCACAATAGGTGAGTTTTTGGCCAATTGGACACATCCAGGaggtattccacaaatcaaagctgtgtggaagatggtacATATCTGTATTATGTGATGCCTGTGGCAAGAGTGAAACACCGgacatttgaagataaggagcatTCACTAGCGGAACTTAGATCTTTATGTTTTAGAACTCTATTCCTATGACCAtagctatagactttaatggccttGATTTTTATgactttcttgtttctattgctACAACCTAAATAGGTTTTATCTCTTGTacaccatcttgtgtacttatagtatcatcattaataaattgataaaaaaaaaaaaaaaaattactccaGAAATTTGCAAATAATAACCTTATTGTGCCTGCTAACCTTTATTGAGGGGACCAATTTAGCACGGAAACCATAAGTGTACCAGATGTAGCAAAAGAAGAGTCTTTATGAACATCAGCTATATGAATTACCAAACAAAGGTACATAATAAACGGTTTGGGCTTGTACATATCTTGTCATAAAAGCTAATTGGTCTTCCAAGATAACTTAAgtgaaatttctttttctgataATTAAGATAAGTGTAATTTCAACTGTAAAaccatggaaaaaaaatataaaatttttgtttagtATCCAACATATTTAGGCTCCATTTGGATTcggaaagtgtttcatctcatcttatcttatcattacaactttctcaaattctcacacaaaatataataaacaattcaactttttcaaatcccaaaacaataataatattaaaaaataatattctaacaatattttttttcaactttcatctaaaatcatttcatctcagcTTTGAATTCAAACCAACCCTTAGGGATCCACTTTTTATGGATATAACACTTTACatttaggcctagtttggatagaaaaaacctctcatctcagctcatctcataACATCTCctcttatctcaatatccaaaaaccacaaacctttttcaatttcaaatcttcaatttttcacctaatcattacaactttcccaaacttccaaacaaaagacaaaaaaaaaaatcaacattttcaaatctcaaaataaaaattatattaaaaacttatattctaacaattttttaactttataatatttttattcaactttttctctctcattttccaaaaccccataaaacatctcaactcaaacaatttcactgctattcacaaaacatttcaatattattcacagatcatctcatctcatctcaccttccaaacgagacctaaggtAAGAATTACACTCTCACTAACTACTCCAAACAACTCAACATATACGTAAGCCTAACCTGTTTTAGACAGCACCACTCATGCCATAGTTcaaatgtttgaaaaaacatCAGTCGAATACGTAAGTACCATTTCACCAATCAAAACACATCAGATAGATATTCAGACTCCACAAAGATAAAGACACTACGGAATACAGCAGATATTTTCAATGATAAAACATCCTTAAGATGGGGTGACGTTTAATACCTTACTGCCTTAAAGAAATTCTGGAACATCTCAAGGATCAGGGCATC belongs to Juglans regia cultivar Chandler chromosome 8, Walnut 2.0, whole genome shotgun sequence and includes:
- the LOC109001015 gene encoding muscle M-line assembly protein unc-89-like isoform X2; this encodes MASSDTELEEQLLQAGNKLVDPPSSVDDLLPILDHVENCLSRVEQSPTKSMQSALSPSLKALIADKLFRHSDADVKVAVASCISEITRITAPDAPYDDNQMKEIFQLLVSSFENLSDNSSRSYTKRTSILETVAKVRSCVVMLDLECDALILEMFQNFFKAVRDYHPENVFSSMETIMTLVLEESEDISLDLLTPILASVKKDNEEVLPVARKLAERVFETCAVKVKPYLMQAVKTLGISFDDYSEVVGSICQETSSAVEQNEAHATGKDTADKSKSVKSSVDEEAPEDNGRSKAIAFSEPVKPAIQSNGVAQMGENDSLPPPNSDQKQEDGHHADPSISMNASSNAEPDSLDTENAINIEHQPRQTTRRGRKFNSTKKSTEPSENTEPPDNSVIDDEMETEKLPEHKNHSEDVPSPSPEEDPPVEATGSPKNEKETGTKVSSPKTLDNESGNVAPLSPRGGLPDESYSKKAGGRLKKKESLTKEATPSADEVSEKVSEATSDLELKPTRHTGKKVPSEISTENKTPTVVDESKKESSDSEAKPLRRPAKKVDGSSKIGDGSSSKRPEDKKRRGQGKAIREKDETKSPAKADDKEMVSSPKSITKSTKDDHHLDETPKTNSKRKRTPGKENDSDYGENLVGSKIKVWWPKDRMFYDGVIDSFISSSKKHRVLYTDGDEEVLNLKKEKWEYIGGDSGSDGEQVADQPSPDPSSEMPPKKKAKNNSDEPTKQAKMDALPKKGGGASSSKSKGTSSKSGHKFREGSKVDGKSKDDFPKTENKSENANSVKSKDRTPRSGGSKSVGPAPKSGGKSKKNDPNTHKIGKFKDDNTSTPRASTKSKQNIEKTGKSKQDTPKSASLSKDKNPKIGGKSGVNGTGKMKSGSSSSKAKEREDMKDNSTDSAKVPRSTKGKSPTLSKAQGSDSKTGKKRRRGMTGK
- the LOC109001015 gene encoding muscle M-line assembly protein unc-89-like isoform X1, with protein sequence MASSDTELEEQLLQAGNKLVDPPSSVDDLLPILDHVENCLSRVEQSPTKSMQSALSPSLKALIADKLFRHSDADVKVAVASCISEITRITAPDAPYDDNQMKEIFQLLVSSFENLSDNSSRSYTKRTSILETVAKVRSCVVMLDLECDALILEMFQNFFKAVRDYHPENVFSSMETIMTLVLEESEDISLDLLTPILASVKKDNEEVLPVARKLAERVFETCAVKVKPYLMQAVKTLGISFDDYSEVVGSICQETSSAVEQNEAHATGKDTADKSKSVKSSVDEEAPEDNGRSKAIAFSEPVKPAIQSNGVAQMGENDSLPPPNSDQKQEDGHHADPSISMNASSNAEPDSLDTENAINIEHQPRQTTRRGRKFNSTKKSTEPSENTEPPDNSVIDDEMETEKLPEHKNHSEDVPSPSPEEDPPVEATGSPKNEKETGTKVSSPKTLDNESGNVAPLSPRGGLPDESYSKKAGGRLKKKESLTKEATPSADEVSEKVSEATSDLELKPTRHTGKKVPSEISTENKTPTVVDESKKESSDSEAKPLRRPAKKVDGSSKIGDGSSSKRPEDKKRRGQGKAIREKDETKSPAKADDKEMVSSPKSITKSTKDDHHLDETPKTNSKRKRTPGKENDSDYGENLVGSKIKVWWPKDRMFYDGVIDSFISSSKKHRVLYTDGDEEVLNLKKEKWEYIGGDSGSDGEQVADQPSPDPSSEMPPKKKAKNNSDEPTKQAKMDALPKNLPSRGGGASSSKSKGTSSKSGHKFREGSKVDGKSKDDFPKTENKSENANSVKSKDRTPRSGGSKSVGPAPKSGGKSKKNDPNTHKIGKFKDDNTSTPRASTKSKQNIEKTGKSKQDTPKSASLSKDKNPKIGGKSGVNGTGKMKSGSSSSKAKEREDMKDNSTDSAKVPRSTKGKSPTLSKAQGSDSKTGKKRRRGMTGK